A single genomic interval of Candidatus Bipolaricaulota bacterium harbors:
- a CDS encoding 50S ribosomal protein L25 — protein sequence MPYALAVENRELTGKKVKSLRKNNLVPGVIYGPELKENKLVSIDRRELDKVYDKIGESGLIELNIAGSAKPIEVLIKHISYDSVSDAPMSVDFYQTKRGQKIEAEVEIEFINEAPVVKAYGGIVIKNIDRLSIRCLPADLEKVAELKVDLGGLKNFDDLIYVKDLNLPAEIEVLDKMDDVVVFVTEPEEEKVETAAVLEDEMKKVEVAGEKEKEEEGEKENEKGKEKGSSGK from the coding sequence ATGCCATACGCGCTGGCCGTCGAAAATCGAGAATTGACGGGTAAAAAAGTCAAATCATTAAGGAAGAATAATCTCGTTCCGGGCGTTATTTATGGACCGGAATTAAAAGAGAACAAACTGGTTTCAATCGATCGAAGGGAATTGGATAAAGTGTACGACAAGATCGGAGAAAGCGGTTTGATCGAACTCAATATCGCCGGTTCAGCGAAGCCTATTGAAGTTTTGATCAAACACATCAGTTATGATTCGGTGAGCGACGCGCCGATGAGCGTTGATTTTTATCAAACCAAACGCGGACAAAAAATTGAAGCGGAGGTTGAAATTGAATTTATCAATGAAGCGCCGGTCGTTAAAGCTTATGGCGGCATTGTGATTAAAAATATCGATCGTCTTTCGATCCGTTGTTTGCCCGCGGATCTTGAAAAGGTGGCTGAGTTGAAGGTGGATCTTGGCGGGTTGAAAAATTTTGACGATTTGATTTACGTTAAAGATTTGAATCTGCCGGCGGAAATAGAGGTTTTGGACAAAATGGATGATGTCGTTGTGTTTGTCACCGAGCCTGAAGAAGAAAAAGTTGAAACTGCCGCTGTTTTGGAAGATGAAATGAAGAAGGTTGAAGTGGCCGGTGAAAAGGAAAAGGAAGAGGAAGGGGAGAAAGAAAATGAGAAAGGAAAAGAAAAAGGATCGTCCGGTAAATAA
- the rodA gene encoding rod shape-determining protein RodA: MYGIIQKLKKFDWILFTAIFLLLVLGLSAIYSVSLNQEGEGAAAFNRQLIFVGIGLAVFFFFSFFNYIFFRSYSRVIYILTLILLFLVLIFGENIRGTTGWFAIGNFGFQPVELAKIALIFFLAKFFSNRYQHFNQLKHVIVSLAGVLIFVMLILLQPDLGSAMVLVAIWFVLLLTTGVKKRYIAVLLLAVCVISMSSWLFVLKDYQKDRIFTFMHPENDPLGSGYNVAQSMIAVGSGQFLGRGLGFGSQSQLRFIPESQTDFIFAVIAEELGFFGVFLVLGLWGVIFYRLVIAAKKAPNDFAMFALLGITVLFFFHIFVNIGMNMGMVPVTGISLPLLSSGGSFLLISLAILGVGESIIVRSDK, translated from the coding sequence ATGTACGGAATCATTCAAAAATTGAAAAAATTCGACTGGATTTTGTTCACGGCGATTTTTTTATTGCTCGTGCTCGGGCTTAGCGCCATTTACAGCGTTAGTTTGAATCAGGAAGGCGAGGGAGCGGCCGCATTCAATCGCCAGCTTATTTTCGTGGGCATCGGTTTGGCGGTTTTTTTCTTTTTCAGTTTTTTTAATTATATTTTTTTTCGTTCATACAGCCGCGTGATTTACATTTTAACCTTGATTTTGTTGTTTTTGGTTTTGATTTTCGGAGAGAATATCAGAGGCACGACCGGTTGGTTCGCCATTGGCAATTTCGGTTTTCAGCCGGTCGAGCTGGCGAAAATCGCTTTGATTTTTTTCTTGGCTAAATTTTTCAGCAATCGATACCAGCATTTCAATCAATTAAAACATGTGATCGTCAGTTTGGCCGGCGTTTTGATTTTTGTGATGTTGATATTGCTTCAGCCGGATTTGGGCTCGGCGATGGTGCTTGTCGCCATTTGGTTCGTGTTGCTTTTGACGACCGGAGTGAAGAAAAGATATATTGCCGTGTTGCTTTTGGCTGTTTGCGTTATCTCTATGTCGAGCTGGCTTTTCGTTTTAAAGGATTATCAAAAAGACAGGATTTTCACTTTCATGCATCCGGAGAACGACCCGCTCGGCAGCGGTTATAATGTGGCTCAGTCAATGATCGCCGTCGGTTCCGGGCAATTCTTGGGTAGGGGGCTGGGTTTCGGCTCGCAAAGCCAATTGCGTTTTATACCCGAGAGCCAGACGGATTTCATTTTTGCGGTTATTGCCGAAGAGCTTGGCTTTTTTGGAGTTTTTCTGGTGTTGGGGCTGTGGGGCGTGATTTTTTACCGTTTGGTTATCGCGGCCAAAAAAGCGCCGAATGACTTTGCCATGTTCGCGTTGCTCGGAATCACCGTATTATTCTTTTTTCATATTTTCGTTAATATAGGCATGAATATGGGCATGGTGCCGGTGACCGGAATTTCTTTGCCTTTGCTGAGCTCCGGAGGCAGCTTTTTATTGATAAGTTTGGCAATTTTGGGCGTTGGCGAGAGCATTATCGTGCGCAGCGATAAGTAA
- the rplK gene encoding 50S ribosomal protein L11 translates to MAKELITKIKLQIPAGKANPAPPVGPALGQHGLNIQDFCNRFNEATKEKGGDIIPVEISVYKDRTFDFILKTPPASTLIMKAAGIKKGAKNPLTDKAGKITKEQVRQIAETKLPDLNTDNVDNAMKTIAGTARQMGVKVE, encoded by the coding sequence ATGGCGAAGGAATTAATCACTAAAATCAAACTGCAAATACCGGCGGGCAAAGCCAACCCCGCTCCCCCTGTCGGTCCGGCTCTCGGACAACACGGTTTGAATATCCAAGATTTCTGCAACAGATTCAATGAAGCCACCAAAGAAAAAGGCGGCGACATCATCCCCGTGGAAATTTCCGTGTATAAAGATAGAACTTTTGACTTTATCCTGAAAACGCCTCCGGCCTCCACTTTAATCATGAAAGCGGCGGGCATTAAAAAAGGCGCCAAAAATCCGTTGACTGATAAAGCAGGAAAAATCACCAAAGAACAAGTGCGACAAATCGCCGAAACGAAACTGCCCGATCTAAACACAGACAATGTGGACAACGCCATGAAAACCATCGCGGGCACGGCCAGACAAATGGGCGTTAAAGTCGAATAA
- the secE gene encoding preprotein translocase subunit SecE: MEKTNRLVQYLKESKTEMKKVSWPTKKETMKHTMIVIGVSLGVALFLGALDFLFSWAIGLFL; this comes from the coding sequence ATGGAAAAAACCAATCGACTCGTACAATATTTGAAAGAGTCAAAAACGGAAATGAAAAAAGTATCATGGCCCACCAAAAAGGAAACCATGAAACACACCATGATCGTCATCGGCGTCAGCTTGGGCGTGGCCTTGTTTTTGGGAGCCCTGGATTTTTTATTTTCCTGGGCAATCGGTTTATTCCTTTAA
- a CDS encoding DUF3048 domain-containing protein: MKKSEEKWYRNKDIVWLLVYGGALLIAIGVFYLIPPALSSTESVEPSEKKEKADLTADCEYQSPLDGVCLENKDSMTLRPFGVMVENNIDARPVSGIDQASIVFEAVAEGAITRFLAIFPGMAEVSQIGPVRSARPYYINWAEEFDAVYAHVGGSPQALDQLGSAEVKNLDQFYNGRYFWRSADRYAPHNVYTSTELLRDARRNNEWDDGEEFDAWPFKDDADKNDRPISQSVTVHYNAYNYDVIWEYDPLDNGYLRFQSGKIYRTLAGQSLSAKNVVVVYAEVAVIDDYGRLRTQTVGSGQAVLFQDGLAKPGVWKKESNQDRLSFFDESGEEFQMNRGRTWINIVPDNYQEAEYQ, from the coding sequence ATGAAAAAATCGGAAGAAAAATGGTATCGAAATAAAGATATTGTTTGGTTGTTGGTATACGGCGGAGCGCTGTTGATCGCCATCGGCGTTTTTTATTTGATTCCGCCGGCGTTGTCTTCGACGGAATCCGTTGAGCCGTCTGAAAAAAAAGAAAAGGCTGATTTGACGGCGGATTGCGAGTACCAAAGTCCGCTCGATGGAGTTTGTTTGGAAAATAAAGATTCGATGACACTTCGTCCGTTCGGCGTCATGGTGGAAAATAATATCGATGCCCGTCCCGTGTCCGGAATCGATCAAGCCAGCATTGTTTTCGAAGCGGTGGCCGAGGGCGCGATTACCAGGTTTTTGGCGATATTTCCGGGCATGGCCGAAGTTTCCCAAATCGGTCCGGTCAGGTCGGCGCGGCCTTATTACATAAATTGGGCGGAAGAGTTCGACGCGGTCTATGCCCACGTCGGCGGCAGTCCGCAAGCGCTCGATCAGCTCGGCTCGGCTGAGGTGAAAAATTTGGATCAATTTTATAATGGCAGATACTTTTGGCGCTCAGCGGATAGATACGCGCCGCATAACGTCTATACTTCGACGGAGCTTTTAAGGGACGCGCGCAGAAACAACGAATGGGATGACGGAGAAGAATTCGACGCTTGGCCGTTCAAAGACGATGCGGATAAAAACGATCGTCCGATTTCGCAATCGGTGACAGTGCATTACAACGCTTACAATTATGACGTGATTTGGGAATATGATCCTTTGGATAACGGTTATTTGAGATTTCAATCCGGAAAAATATATCGGACGCTTGCCGGTCAAAGCCTTAGCGCCAAAAACGTGGTCGTGGTTTACGCGGAGGTTGCCGTCATTGACGATTACGGCCGGTTGCGCACTCAAACCGTAGGGAGCGGACAAGCGGTGTTGTTCCAAGACGGTTTGGCCAAACCCGGCGTTTGGAAAAAAGAATCAAATCAGGATCGTTTGAGCTTTTTCGATGAGAGTGGAGAAGAATTTCAAATGAATCGCGGCAGAACATGGATTAATATAGTTCCCGATAATTATCAAGAGGCGGAGTATCAATGA
- the nusG gene encoding transcription termination/antitermination protein NusG has protein sequence MPKQIDRGRNWYVIHTYSGYEENVAENLQQRIESMDIEDKIFNILIPTEKKIKIKNGKRKIVTEKIFPGYVMVEMIVTDDSWYVVRNTPNVTGFIGTGNTPTPVSEAEIKGLKKRMGVSDPKYKIPFSAGDPVKIVDGPFKGFDGKVDEINEEKGKVKVLVSMFGRETPVELDSLQIKEV, from the coding sequence ATGCCAAAACAAATAGACCGAGGACGTAATTGGTACGTGATTCATACTTACTCCGGGTATGAAGAAAATGTGGCGGAAAATCTTCAGCAAAGAATCGAATCCATGGATATAGAAGACAAGATTTTCAACATCCTCATTCCCACGGAGAAAAAAATAAAAATCAAAAACGGCAAACGAAAAATCGTGACGGAAAAAATATTCCCGGGCTATGTGATGGTGGAAATGATCGTTACCGATGACTCTTGGTATGTCGTCCGCAATACGCCGAACGTCACCGGTTTTATCGGCACTGGCAATACGCCGACTCCGGTTTCTGAAGCGGAAATCAAAGGTTTGAAAAAACGAATGGGCGTGTCCGATCCAAAATATAAAATTCCTTTTTCCGCCGGCGATCCGGTTAAAATCGTTGATGGTCCGTTCAAAGGATTTGACGGCAAAGTCGATGAAATTAATGAAGAAAAAGGCAAGGTTAAAGTTCTGGTATCCATGTTCGGCCGCGAAACTCCCGTGGAACTTGACTCTCTGCAAATAAAGGAGGTATAG
- the gyrB gene encoding DNA topoisomerase (ATP-hydrolyzing) subunit B, whose translation MPLKKPPVKTKNDNQKISYTAEQITVLEGLDPVRKRPGMYIGNTSSEGLHHLIWEVVDNSIDEAMAGYCDHIIVRILPDNMIEVTDNGRGIPVDIHKQTKKSALETVMTVLHAGGKFGQGGYKVSGGLHGVGVSVVNALSKWTKAEVKRDGYLYEQEYKIGKPQKNVKKVGAINKPSKMDPLDPGESFDHGTRITFQPDDTIFTETEFKWEKILSHLRQQAFLTKGVKLTIIDIKDKKNPGLYNFYFEGGIATYVKMLNRNDESKHENIFYVNKTMDEIDVEIALRYTAEYQETVLAFTNNIQNPEGGTHLIGFKTGLTRTLNSYARKHNILKEKDENLTGEDTREGLTAIINVKIKDPQFEGQTKAKLGNAEVRPAVDTVLSEALETFLEEHPRDAEAIIGKALLAAQARRASRAARETVLRKGVLDGFALPGKLADCSSRKAENCEIFIVEGDSAGGSAKQGRNREFQAILPLRGKIINVEKARLDKILANTEIKAMIIAMGTNVGEQFDIEKLRYNKIVIMTDADVDGAHIRTLLLTLFYRYFPELITKGHIFIAQPPLFSIKRGKEMVYVYTEQEKDAAISRMAKTKVTSKIKETPVAEDSSINEQGLTIQRYKGLGEMNPDQLWQTTMDPETRFMKQVMIEDAEKADEIFDILMGSEVGPRKKFIQTHAKSVENLDI comes from the coding sequence ATGCCCCTAAAAAAACCTCCGGTAAAAACCAAAAACGACAACCAGAAAATATCCTATACGGCCGAACAAATCACTGTGCTTGAAGGCCTGGATCCGGTCAGAAAAAGACCGGGCATGTACATCGGCAATACGTCCAGCGAAGGTCTGCACCATTTAATTTGGGAAGTGGTGGACAATTCCATCGATGAAGCCATGGCCGGCTATTGCGATCATATCATCGTCAGGATTTTGCCCGACAATATGATCGAGGTGACGGACAACGGCCGCGGCATTCCGGTTGATATTCACAAACAAACGAAAAAATCAGCGCTGGAAACCGTCATGACCGTTTTGCACGCCGGCGGTAAATTCGGCCAAGGCGGGTATAAAGTATCGGGCGGCTTGCACGGCGTGGGCGTCAGCGTGGTTAACGCTCTTTCCAAATGGACCAAAGCCGAAGTAAAACGAGACGGTTATTTGTACGAGCAAGAATATAAAATCGGCAAACCGCAAAAAAACGTAAAGAAAGTCGGAGCCATAAACAAACCATCCAAAATGGATCCCCTGGATCCGGGAGAATCTTTCGACCACGGCACGCGAATCACTTTCCAACCTGACGACACCATTTTCACGGAAACCGAATTTAAGTGGGAAAAAATACTGAGCCATTTAAGACAACAAGCCTTCTTAACCAAAGGGGTTAAACTTACGATCATCGACATCAAGGATAAAAAAAATCCCGGGCTTTATAATTTCTATTTTGAAGGTGGCATCGCGACCTATGTCAAAATGCTGAACAGAAACGACGAATCCAAACACGAAAATATTTTTTACGTCAATAAAACCATGGATGAAATAGATGTAGAAATCGCTTTGCGCTATACGGCCGAATACCAAGAAACCGTGCTGGCCTTCACGAATAATATTCAAAATCCGGAAGGCGGCACTCATTTAATCGGCTTCAAAACAGGTTTGACGAGGACATTGAATTCATACGCCAGAAAACATAATATTTTGAAAGAAAAAGACGAGAATTTGACCGGCGAAGACACGCGAGAAGGATTGACCGCCATTATCAATGTCAAAATAAAAGATCCGCAGTTTGAAGGACAAACCAAAGCCAAATTGGGCAATGCCGAAGTGCGGCCCGCGGTTGACACCGTTTTATCCGAAGCCTTGGAAACATTCCTTGAAGAACACCCAAGAGACGCCGAAGCTATTATCGGCAAAGCCTTGCTGGCAGCGCAAGCGCGTCGCGCATCCAGAGCGGCCAGAGAAACCGTTTTGAGAAAAGGCGTGCTCGACGGTTTTGCCTTGCCCGGCAAACTGGCGGATTGCTCCAGCAGAAAAGCTGAAAATTGCGAAATCTTCATTGTTGAGGGAGACTCGGCCGGCGGCAGCGCCAAACAAGGCAGAAACAGGGAATTTCAAGCCATACTCCCCTTGCGCGGAAAAATCATCAACGTTGAAAAAGCGCGGCTGGATAAAATATTGGCGAACACGGAAATCAAAGCCATGATTATCGCCATGGGCACCAATGTCGGCGAACAATTTGATATTGAGAAACTAAGATACAATAAAATCGTCATCATGACCGATGCGGACGTGGACGGCGCTCATATCAGAACGCTGCTGCTCACGTTATTTTATCGATACTTCCCGGAATTAATCACCAAAGGACATATTTTCATCGCCCAGCCGCCGCTTTTCAGCATCAAACGCGGCAAGGAGATGGTCTATGTTTACACCGAACAAGAAAAAGATGCGGCCATAAGCCGCATGGCCAAAACCAAAGTCACGAGTAAAATAAAAGAAACGCCGGTCGCGGAAGACTCCTCAATCAACGAACAAGGCCTGACTATTCAGCGATACAAAGGTTTGGGAGAAATGAATCCGGATCAGCTGTGGCAGACAACCATGGACCCGGAGACCAGATTCATGAAGCAAGTGATGATCGAAGACGCGGAAAAAGCCGATGAGATTTTCGACATTTTAATGGGTTCGGAGGTCGGCCCGAGAAAAAAATTCATTCAAACCCACGCCAAATCCGTGGAAAATCTTGATATTTAA